Proteins from a genomic interval of Rosa chinensis cultivar Old Blush chromosome 2, RchiOBHm-V2, whole genome shotgun sequence:
- the LOC112190739 gene encoding mogroside IE synthase — protein sequence MERECETISAAPPEILVFPFPGQGHMCPMVQFSKRLASKGLRVTVVSTISAAKSIQQSPAHAQAFQVEFISDGSKEENKSETLDEAIERFKKATTQTLTELIINIQNKNTTTTICTSNGDHASSVEQVPPKLKLKLLIYDSGMPWVLDIARQQGIEGAPFFTQSCAIASVYYHFREGACKIITTAPTSGLDDDSEAANHGRSSPSTDTILLPAMPPLGVNDLPSFLCDTHSYPVLCKHTLNQFSNFREAKWQLYNTFDTLEHEVVKWMTSQSWAVKTVGPTIPSMFLDKRFEDDKDYSFNLFEPVETYLKWLDSKETGSVVYASFGSYGSLEKKQMEEIAWGLKNSNYHFLWVVRELEKEKLPKNFIKEVLDSADQKGLVVSWCSQLRVLAHKALGCFVTHCGWNSTLEALSLGAPMVAMPQWTDQTTNAKFVQDVWKAGVRVRVDEKLGVTTKEEIANCIRQVMEEEKGVEIRKALSNWKQLAKEAVNQGGSSDQNIEEFVAQLLLI from the exons ATGGAGAGGGAATGTGAAACAATATCTGCTGCTCCACCTGAGATCCTAGTATTCCCATTTCCTGGTCAGGGCCATATGTGCCCAATGGTTCAGTTCTCCAAGCGACTTGCCTCTAAAGGTCTTAGAGTCACAGTCGTTTCAACCATCTCTGCTGCCAAGTCTATTCAGCAAAGTCCGGCCCATGCCCAAGCTTTCCAAGTAGAATTCATTTCGGACGGTtccaaagaagaaaacaagtcTGAAACTTTGGACGAAGCTATTGAGCGTTTCAAAAAGGCAACTACACAAACTCTAACCGAACTTATCATCAACATCCAGAACAAGAACACCACTACTACTATCTGTACTAGCAATGGTGATCATGCCTCCTCGGTGGAACAGGTTCCACCCAAGCTCAAGCTCAAGCTCCTGATTTACGACTCAGGGATGCCGTGGGTTTTGGATATAGCGCGACAACAAGGCATAGAAGGAGCTCCTTTTTTTACACAGTCATGCGCGATTGCATCCGTCTACTATCACTTCCGTGAAGGGGCATGTAAGATAATTACTACTGCTCCCACCTCTGGTTTAGATGACGACTCAGAAGCTGCTAATCATGGAAGATCATCACCGTCTACCGACACAATATTATTGCCGGCTATGCCACCACTTGGAGTCAATGACTTACCATCTTTTCTATGTGATACTCATTCCTATCCAGTTTTATGTAAACATACCCTGAATCAATTCTCCAATTTCCGGGAAGCAAAATGGCAATTGTACAACACTTTTGATACGTTAGAACATGAG GTAGTCAAATGGATGACAAGTCAGTCTTGGGCAGTGAAGACAGTAGGACCAACAATTCCGTCAATGTTTCTGGACAAGCGATTTGAAGATGACAAAGACTACAGTTTCAACCTCTTCGAGCCTGTGGAGACTTACTTGAAGTGGCTTGACTCCAAGGAAACTGGCTCAGTGGTTTATGCATCATTTGGAAGCTACGGTAGCCTAGAAAAAAAGCAAATGGAGGAAATAGCTTGGGGTCTGAAGAACAGCAACTACCACTTCTTGTGGGTAGTCAGAGAATTAGAGAAGGAGAAGCTTCCGAAGAATTTCATAAAGGAGGTATTAGATTCAGCTGATCAGAAAGGTCTTGTCGTGAGCTGGTGCTCGCAGCTGCGAGTCTTGGCTCACAAGGCCTTAGGATGCTTTGTTACTCACTGCGGATGGAATTCGACCCTTGAAGCTTTGAGCTTAGGGGCCCCGATGGTGGCAATGCCGCAATGGACTGATCAAACAACAAACGCCAAGTTTGTTCAGGATGTGTGGAAAGCAGGAGTTAGAGTGAGAGTGGATGAGAAATTAGGTGTTACAACAAAAGAAGAGATAGCTAACTGTATTAGGCAAGTCATGGAAGAGGAAAAAGGGGTGGAGATCAGAAAGGCTTTATCAAATTGGAAGCAATTGGCTAAAGAGGCAGTCAACCAAGGGGGAAGCTCCGATCAAAATATTGAGGAGTTTGTGGCACAACTTCTGTTAATTTGA